A single window of Ignavibacteriota bacterium DNA harbors:
- a CDS encoding methyl-accepting chemotaxis protein, with amino-acid sequence MINFIKDLKFVHKIQLGFLLLGTISTLIALSDMYQINKMKNSKAALYTDYITPKGHIDQLYSEFQKAQFIMLKLSIPEFSNEFSNNIAEYNLHKSKIEAYIDSLNNDIYSDSLQKKFADIKKIWSDYKNIVADAIISASASGMFDMAAVISTTSGEEYGTNLVKNFEAIVSELQSQSERLNYEFSEAESNAFVFLIIGMISGTIVLLFSVLLLAPRLSKPINEFTNIFKEFSLGNFDFEIKSTANDEFGKLTEIADQFKQTQLQKINAAKKIAEGSLEKVNEASPKDSLAKAFNQEVITIESLLEEIDKMLEANEKGDLQFNMNTENFAGGWAKILEGFNKIRKSTTEPVDEARKVLALMANGDFRTKMVGNYKGDYENIKNDVNQVAISLSEIIGKVKLSTEELATSANQIQSKTIEMAAGAGEQNSQTSEVVSSIDEMTRTITDSTKNASEAAKTAEQAGNKARNGGRVVKETVEGINRIADVVIKSAVTIEELGKSSNQIGAIIQVINEIADQTNLLALNAAIEAARAGEHGRGFAVVADEVRKLAERTTSATDEIKQMIKRIQEDTTGAVESIEIGKSEVEKGKALAVDAGNALQEIIMNTDEVTSLINQLAAASEQQNATSQQIAQNVELIQTVTQQATESTGQISESAENLNKLTENLQAIVNKFKLDYTDDLGYEYERSKKAKVNLKRHYV; translated from the coding sequence ATGATAAATTTTATAAAAGATTTAAAGTTTGTCCATAAAATTCAGCTTGGATTTTTACTGCTTGGAACAATTTCCACTCTTATTGCTTTAAGCGATATGTATCAAATTAATAAAATGAAGAATTCCAAAGCAGCATTATATACGGATTACATTACTCCAAAAGGACATATTGATCAATTATACAGTGAGTTTCAGAAAGCACAATTTATTATGCTGAAACTTTCCATTCCGGAATTTTCTAACGAGTTTTCAAATAACATCGCAGAATATAATCTTCACAAATCAAAAATAGAAGCTTATATAGATTCTTTAAACAACGATATTTACAGCGACAGTCTGCAGAAGAAATTTGCTGATATCAAAAAAATATGGAGTGATTATAAAAATATTGTAGCGGACGCAATAATAAGCGCTTCTGCATCCGGCATGTTTGATATGGCCGCCGTAATATCCACAACTTCCGGTGAAGAATATGGTACAAATTTAGTTAAAAATTTTGAAGCAATTGTAAGTGAATTGCAATCGCAATCAGAACGATTGAATTATGAGTTTTCTGAGGCAGAATCAAATGCTTTTGTATTTTTAATTATAGGAATGATTTCAGGAACAATTGTCTTACTATTCAGTGTTTTACTTTTAGCTCCAAGATTAAGCAAACCAATCAATGAGTTTACGAATATATTCAAAGAATTTTCATTAGGTAATTTTGATTTTGAAATTAAAAGTACAGCCAATGATGAATTTGGAAAATTAACGGAAATTGCAGATCAATTTAAACAAACACAACTTCAGAAAATAAACGCGGCTAAAAAAATTGCAGAAGGCAGTTTAGAGAAAGTAAATGAAGCTTCACCAAAAGATAGTCTTGCCAAAGCTTTTAATCAAGAGGTAATAACAATTGAAAGTCTATTGGAAGAAATTGACAAAATGCTGGAAGCAAATGAAAAAGGTGACTTACAGTTTAATATGAATACGGAAAATTTTGCTGGAGGTTGGGCAAAAATTTTGGAAGGATTTAATAAAATTAGAAAGTCAACAACTGAACCGGTTGATGAAGCAAGAAAAGTTTTGGCACTAATGGCAAACGGTGATTTCAGAACAAAAATGGTCGGAAATTACAAAGGAGATTATGAAAATATCAAGAACGATGTAAATCAAGTCGCTATTTCGCTGAGCGAAATTATTGGTAAAGTTAAACTTAGCACTGAGGAATTAGCAACATCCGCAAATCAAATACAATCCAAAACAATTGAAATGGCAGCCGGAGCCGGAGAGCAAAATTCACAAACAAGCGAAGTTGTTTCTTCAATTGATGAAATGACCAGAACAATTACCGACAGTACTAAAAATGCAAGTGAAGCGGCAAAAACTGCGGAACAAGCCGGAAATAAGGCAAGAAACGGCGGAAGAGTTGTTAAGGAAACAGTAGAAGGAATAAATAGAATTGCCGACGTTGTAATTAAATCTGCCGTAACAATAGAAGAACTTGGAAAATCAAGCAATCAAATTGGAGCCATAATTCAAGTTATTAATGAAATTGCGGATCAGACAAATTTATTGGCTTTAAATGCTGCTATTGAAGCTGCGCGAGCTGGTGAACACGGAAGAGGTTTTGCCGTTGTTGCTGATGAAGTTAGAAAATTGGCAGAACGTACTACAAGCGCGACAGATGAAATAAAACAAATGATAAAACGTATTCAGGAAGATACAACAGGTGCTGTTGAATCAATAGAAATCGGCAAGTCCGAAGTTGAAAAAGGTAAAGCTTTAGCTGTTGACGCGGGAAATGCTCTTCAGGAAATTATAATGAATACAGACGAAGTTACGTCGCTTATAAATCAACTAGCCGCCGCAAGTGAACAGCAGAATGCTACAAGTCAGCAAATAGCTCAAAATGTTGAATTGATTCAAACAGTAACGCAGCAGGCAACAGAAAGTACGGGACAAATAAGTGAATCGGCTGAAAATTTAAATAAATTGACAGAAAATCTTCAGGCAATTGTTAATAAATTTAAATTAGATTATACAGACGATTTAGGATACGAATATGAAAGAAGCAAAAAGGCAAAAGTAAATTTAAAACGTCACTATGTTTAA
- a CDS encoding energy transducer TonB — MSKKIILVFNLLILIILGSITEIKSELQNDEYLAFAEQMPEPVGGLEGIYKAIKYPELAIKSGVQGKVYVLAFINEDGKVEDVKIVKGIGAGCDEATIEAVKKSKFVPGKSAGKNVKVKMSLQIQFKLT; from the coding sequence ATGAGTAAAAAAATAATTTTAGTATTTAATTTATTAATATTAATCATTTTGGGAAGTATTACAGAGATTAAATCGGAATTGCAGAATGACGAATATTTGGCTTTTGCTGAACAAATGCCTGAACCAGTTGGCGGTTTGGAAGGAATTTATAAAGCAATTAAATACCCGGAATTAGCTATTAAATCAGGTGTACAAGGAAAAGTTTATGTTTTGGCATTTATAAATGAAGATGGAAAAGTAGAAGATGTAAAAATTGTTAAAGGAATTGGTGCTGGTTGCGATGAAGCAACTATTGAAGCTGTTAAAAAAAGTAAGTTTGTCCCGGGTAAATCTGCGGGAAAGAATGTCAAAGTTAAAATGTCGCTTCAAATTCAATTTAAATTAACTTAA
- a CDS encoding HAD hydrolase-like protein — protein MRKPLLIDLDGVLRIGDSTAPYIKEFLNFIETNKIPACILSNSSLYTSKQIEIFFQTNEIEIKIPIITAIDAAYNYLKGKYKKVAVYVSHNVVGEFSEFLEYENPEAVLIGDIGENWNYKLMQTIFDYVRNGAELVAVHKNKYWNVPGKGIMLDAGTFIHGIEFASSQNAMIIGKPSKIYFESALKKIGIETNSQFTMLGDDLETDIMGSKLINAETILILTGKTKLPIPNKFLHLIDQTANDLNEVIKIIENRES, from the coding sequence ATGCGAAAACCACTTTTAATAGATTTAGACGGTGTTTTAAGAATTGGCGATTCAACCGCTCCTTATATCAAAGAATTTTTAAATTTTATTGAGACGAATAAAATTCCAGCATGTATTTTAAGCAACTCATCACTTTATACTTCCAAACAGATAGAAATATTTTTTCAAACAAATGAAATCGAGATTAAAATTCCAATTATAACAGCAATTGATGCCGCATATAATTATCTAAAAGGTAAATATAAAAAAGTGGCTGTTTATGTCTCGCATAATGTGGTTGGCGAATTTTCGGAATTTTTGGAATATGAAAATCCCGAAGCAGTTTTAATCGGCGATATTGGAGAAAATTGGAATTATAAATTAATGCAGACAATTTTTGATTACGTGAGAAACGGCGCGGAATTAGTCGCGGTACATAAAAATAAATATTGGAATGTTCCTGGAAAAGGAATTATGCTTGATGCCGGAACATTTATTCATGGAATTGAATTTGCATCATCGCAAAATGCTATGATTATCGGAAAACCTTCAAAAATATATTTTGAATCGGCATTAAAAAAGATAGGAATTGAAACAAATTCACAATTTACAATGCTGGGAGATGATTTGGAAACGGATATTATGGGTTCTAAATTGATAAATGCCGAAACAATATTAATTCTTACCGGAAAAACCAAGCTACCAATTCCTAATAAATTCTTACATTTAATTGACCAAACTGCAAACGATTTAAATGAAGTAATAAAAATTATTGAAAATAGAGAAAGTTAA
- a CDS encoding ferrous iron transport protein A: MKTAAKLKFGEKAIINYVDENHPSFRRIIEIGFTPGQEIELMCSSIFNDPLAFALRGTMIAIRKNEAESIILS, from the coding sequence ATGAAAACTGCCGCAAAATTGAAATTCGGTGAAAAAGCAATTATAAATTATGTTGATGAAAATCATCCTTCATTTAGAAGAATAATTGAAATAGGATTTACACCGGGTCAGGAAATAGAATTAATGTGTTCATCAATTTTTAACGATCCACTTGCATTTGCACTTCGTGGAACAATGATTGCAATAAGGAAAAATGAAGCTGAATCAATCATATTATCATGA
- the feoB gene encoding ferrous iron transport protein B → MNNTLNATQTLITLVGPPNSGKTTLFNLLSGKNFKTVNYPGSTIEYNSTKLLSKFEIEANLLDSPGIISIIPNSPDEEITVNSLFEHPVYGIPNIVIVTVDSSQVSRHLLLVKQLLASNFKVIIVLTMTDILKKKGFSISHLKLEEKINCNVVQIDGRTGSGVENLVSVIKQILNNSNYEKNKLVKLLPSAHAEKIISFYNEIEKIEKEVITPIASENNLKNANERLNKLSQNFINKPDSFTLKLDKILLHKIWGIIFFLLITGTIFTSIFWLALPLMEFVDEFFAVLANSASSYLGRNWYGDLISDGLISSVGAVLVFIPQIVILFLILGFLEDTGYLARGAMLIDKPLSKIGLNGRSFVPMLSGFACAIPAILAARTISNRKERLLTIFIIPLMSCSARLPVYALLIAFLIPKENYFLGGIIFSFIYLFSIISSVTIAGIINKFNKTIIREEDNSSFILELPAYKIPKLKSVVLNTVSSTKQYLKEAGPVIILFSIVLWLLTYFPNTNPKIETKNMSPTEIADAVQMERISTSYAAQIGKIIEPVMTPIGMDWRIGVSLISAFVAREVFVSSLALIFKVTGDEETLRESILNAMRNAKIEGTDKNLFTTSTALGLIIFFVFAMQCLSTIAIAKKESGSWRIPIFQIIIFSGTAYIATFITVNGLRLLGIQ, encoded by the coding sequence ATGAACAATACCCTTAATGCAACACAAACCTTAATTACTTTAGTCGGTCCCCCAAACTCCGGGAAGACCACTTTATTTAATTTACTAAGCGGTAAAAACTTTAAGACAGTTAATTATCCCGGTTCAACAATAGAATATAATTCTACAAAACTCTTAAGCAAATTTGAAATTGAAGCAAACTTGTTAGATTCACCGGGAATAATAAGCATTATCCCAAATTCTCCTGATGAAGAAATAACCGTAAATTCGTTATTTGAACATCCTGTATACGGAATTCCCAATATTGTAATTGTAACAGTCGATTCAAGTCAAGTATCTCGTCATTTGCTATTGGTCAAACAGCTTTTAGCCTCAAATTTTAAAGTAATAATTGTTTTAACAATGACAGATATTTTAAAGAAAAAAGGATTTTCAATTTCGCATTTAAAATTAGAAGAAAAAATCAATTGCAATGTTGTACAAATTGACGGAAGAACTGGAAGCGGAGTTGAAAATTTAGTTTCGGTTATTAAACAGATTTTAAATAATTCAAATTATGAAAAAAATAAATTAGTAAAACTTCTCCCCAGCGCTCACGCTGAAAAGATAATAAGTTTTTATAATGAAATTGAAAAAATTGAAAAAGAAGTTATCACACCAATTGCTTCGGAAAATAATTTAAAGAACGCAAATGAACGGTTGAATAAGTTATCTCAAAACTTTATTAATAAACCGGATAGTTTTACGTTAAAGCTGGATAAAATTCTTCTGCATAAAATTTGGGGAATAATTTTTTTCCTTCTAATAACCGGAACTATATTTACTTCAATATTTTGGCTGGCTCTTCCTTTAATGGAATTTGTGGATGAGTTTTTTGCAGTGCTTGCAAATTCCGCATCTTCATATTTGGGAAGAAATTGGTACGGAGATTTAATTTCCGACGGTTTGATAAGCAGCGTTGGCGCGGTTCTCGTTTTTATTCCGCAGATTGTAATTCTCTTTTTAATTCTCGGCTTTCTTGAAGATACCGGATATTTGGCACGCGGCGCAATGTTAATTGATAAACCACTTTCCAAAATTGGATTGAATGGAAGATCTTTTGTTCCCATGCTTTCCGGTTTTGCATGTGCAATTCCGGCAATACTTGCGGCAAGAACAATTTCCAACAGAAAAGAAAGATTGCTTACAATTTTTATTATTCCTTTAATGAGCTGCAGCGCAAGACTTCCGGTTTATGCTTTATTGATAGCATTTTTAATTCCAAAAGAAAATTACTTCTTGGGCGGAATTATTTTTTCATTTATATATTTATTCAGTATTATCAGTTCAGTTACAATTGCCGGAATAATAAATAAATTCAACAAGACAATCATCCGCGAGGAAGATAATTCTTCATTCATTTTGGAATTGCCCGCTTACAAAATCCCAAAATTAAAATCCGTAGTTCTTAATACCGTTTCTAGCACAAAGCAATATTTGAAAGAAGCCGGTCCTGTAATAATTTTATTTTCAATTGTGCTTTGGCTATTGACATATTTTCCAAATACAAATCCAAAAATTGAAACAAAAAATATGAGTCCAACAGAAATTGCAGACGCCGTTCAAATGGAAAGAATATCAACATCTTATGCCGCTCAAATTGGAAAAATTATAGAACCGGTTATGACCCCGATTGGTATGGATTGGAGAATCGGAGTTTCACTTATTTCAGCATTTGTCGCGCGTGAAGTATTTGTTAGTTCTTTAGCCTTAATTTTTAAAGTTACGGGTGATGAAGAAACTCTCAGGGAATCCATTTTAAATGCAATGCGAAACGCAAAAATTGAAGGTACAGATAAAAATCTTTTTACAACTTCAACCGCGCTCGGATTAATTATATTCTTCGTTTTTGCAATGCAATGTTTATCAACAATTGCCATAGCAAAAAAAGAAAGCGGAAGTTGGCGAATTCCAATATTTCAAATCATAATTTTTTCCGGAACTGCATATATTGCGACTTTTATTACGGTTAACGGATTAAGATTATTAGGAATTCAATAA
- a CDS encoding S46 family peptidase gives MILRKLNYGFIIALFASKLILGQANFYEPFDINEVKWSIDDFGKMWTFDKVPVDKFQAEYGFKPSEEWLNDVQKSALQFEGGCSAAFVSEDGLIMTNHHCGRDELYTVQKEGENLLKDGFYAEKLVDERKIKGLYVEQLMLIKDVTNEIKDYMNSGNSDNEKIKLRDKMKDSLISKYNEETRLNCKIVTLYYGGKYSLYGYKRYDDIRLVMAPDFQIAATGWDWDNFTYPRYELDFMFYRAYENDKPIKVKNHFKWSKNGAVENEPIFVIGRPGKTDRLLSYDELEFLRDYTYKQSLIGFNEIYKVYFDLYEKYPERDDLLNRVMGFGNARKSYAGRISGLNNEFIMKKKLDFENELIAKVKSISELNEKYGNTWNSLKIVLNELKDYSAKNTAVRFNRIIGPIYFKIAENLIELAEQKKLPNDNRSEKFKDENLSETIKNMFPDSINIELENSFLKAHKAFLEKLLGKESELYKILYGNMEITELIKFSGITDEKRFEDLTELSGEEILNNSDPFIKYMIELNKMDDEISPKIKELNNTRQVLNQLLGEVISIIYGDKIPPDATSTLRISDGVIKGYEYNGTIAPGKTTFYGLYDRYVSFNRKTYPWGLHERWQNIPEGLDLSTSIGFASTNDIVGGNSGSSIINEKKEVVGLVHDGNIESLAGDTIFLEENNRTVATDSKGLVEALKYVYKTENLVEELLNGKLK, from the coding sequence ATGATTTTGAGAAAATTAAATTACGGATTTATAATAGCTCTTTTTGCATCAAAATTAATTTTAGGTCAAGCTAATTTTTATGAACCGTTTGATATAAATGAAGTTAAATGGTCAATTGACGATTTTGGAAAAATGTGGACGTTTGATAAAGTTCCGGTTGATAAATTTCAAGCCGAGTATGGATTTAAGCCTTCAGAAGAATGGTTGAACGATGTTCAAAAATCTGCATTGCAATTTGAAGGTGGATGTTCTGCGGCGTTTGTTTCAGAAGATGGATTGATAATGACAAATCATCATTGTGGAAGAGATGAACTTTATACGGTTCAGAAAGAAGGCGAGAATCTTTTGAAAGATGGTTTTTATGCTGAAAAATTAGTAGATGAAAGAAAAATAAAAGGATTATATGTTGAGCAGTTAATGTTAATTAAGGACGTAACTAACGAAATTAAAGATTATATGAACTCCGGCAATTCGGATAATGAGAAAATAAAATTGCGCGATAAAATGAAAGATTCGCTGATTAGCAAATATAACGAGGAAACTAGATTGAACTGCAAAATTGTTACACTTTACTACGGCGGAAAATATTCTCTTTACGGTTACAAAAGATATGACGATATTCGATTGGTTATGGCGCCGGATTTTCAAATTGCCGCAACCGGATGGGATTGGGATAATTTTACTTATCCAAGATATGAATTGGACTTTATGTTCTATAGAGCCTATGAAAATGATAAACCGATTAAAGTAAAAAATCATTTTAAATGGAGCAAAAACGGCGCTGTTGAAAATGAACCGATATTTGTTATCGGACGCCCTGGCAAAACTGACAGACTTCTTTCCTATGATGAATTGGAATTTTTACGAGATTATACTTATAAACAAAGTCTAATTGGATTTAATGAAATTTATAAAGTCTATTTTGATTTGTATGAAAAATATCCGGAGCGCGATGATTTGCTGAATCGTGTAATGGGTTTTGGAAACGCCAGAAAATCATATGCCGGAAGAATAAGCGGACTAAATAATGAATTTATAATGAAGAAAAAATTGGATTTTGAGAATGAACTAATCGCAAAAGTAAAATCAATATCCGAATTGAACGAAAAATATGGAAACACTTGGAATTCTTTGAAAATTGTTTTGAATGAGTTAAAAGATTATTCGGCAAAAAATACAGCAGTTAGGTTTAATAGAATAATTGGACCAATATATTTTAAAATAGCTGAAAATTTAATTGAACTTGCTGAGCAAAAAAAACTTCCTAATGATAATCGAAGTGAAAAATTTAAAGATGAAAATTTAAGCGAAACAATAAAAAACATGTTCCCGGATTCTATAAATATTGAACTCGAAAATAGTTTTTTAAAAGCCCATAAAGCCTTTTTGGAAAAGCTGCTCGGAAAAGAGAGTGAGTTGTACAAAATACTTTATGGAAATATGGAAATAACTGAACTAATAAAATTTTCTGGAATTACCGATGAAAAAAGATTTGAAGATTTAACCGAATTATCCGGTGAAGAAATATTAAATAACTCCGATCCATTTATAAAATACATGATTGAACTAAATAAAATGGATGACGAGATATCTCCCAAAATAAAGGAATTAAACAATACTCGACAAGTTTTAAATCAATTATTGGGGGAAGTAATTTCTATTATATATGGCGATAAAATTCCTCCTGACGCTACATCGACTTTACGAATTTCAGACGGAGTAATAAAAGGTTATGAATATAACGGAACAATAGCGCCTGGCAAAACGACATTTTATGGATTGTATGATCGATATGTTTCATTTAATAGAAAAACATATCCTTGGGGACTTCATGAAAGATGGCAGAACATTCCCGAAGGATTAGATCTTTCAACTTCTATTGGATTTGCTTCTACAAATGATATAGTTGGCGGAAATTCGGGAAGTTCAATCATTAATGAGAAAAAAGAAGTTGTTGGTTTGGTTCACGACGGAAATATTGAAAGTCTTGCGGGCGATACAATTTTTTTAGAAGAAAATAATAGAACGGTTGCTACAGATTCAAAAGGACTAGTTGAAGCTCTAAAATATGTTTATAAAACAGAAAATTTAGTTGAGGAATTGCTAAACGGAAAATTGAAATAA
- a CDS encoding aldehyde dehydrogenase family protein codes for MEMRKDIFQLQFENKQTLRNTTAKERIEKLIKLEKWILTNRESIKTAIYKDFKKSFDETELTEIYPVLSELRHAKRNLSKWMKSKRVKRTLTLITQKAYLKYEAKGNVLIISPWNYPFLLSIGPLVSSISAGNTAIIKPSEFTNHTSDLLEKMISELFSKSETAVVQGGKEISSELLELNFDHIFFTGSSEVGKIIAKSAAEKLTTITLELGGKSPVIVDETAHLRSSAEKIIWGKFLNKGQTCIAPDYVLVDKKIADQFSKLLIESIEKLYGTSIKNINSNGDYARIISEKHHNKLTEMLENALKNGSKILYGGKHNSNDKFIEPTLILSDCKNCGIAKDEIFGPLLPIIQYDEIDGAIDWINSRSCPLTIYIFSNNKKNIDKITSRTQTGSVGINELVVQFSHNYMPFGGVRNSGFGRSHGYFGFKEFSNERAYLKSGKINFLKIIYPPYTKSKKKIIDLMVRYF; via the coding sequence ATGGAAATGAGAAAGGACATATTTCAACTTCAATTTGAAAATAAGCAGACACTAAGGAATACAACGGCAAAAGAAAGAATTGAAAAATTGATAAAGCTTGAGAAATGGATTTTAACCAATAGAGAAAGTATCAAGACTGCAATTTACAAAGATTTCAAAAAATCTTTTGATGAAACGGAACTGACTGAAATTTATCCGGTTCTATCGGAACTGAGACACGCAAAAAGAAATTTATCAAAGTGGATGAAATCCAAAAGAGTTAAAAGAACGTTAACTTTAATAACACAAAAAGCATATCTTAAATATGAAGCAAAGGGAAATGTATTAATTATTTCTCCGTGGAATTATCCTTTTTTATTATCAATCGGACCTTTGGTTTCCTCAATTTCCGCGGGAAATACAGCAATAATAAAACCAAGCGAATTTACAAATCATACTAGTGATCTGCTTGAAAAAATGATTTCGGAGTTGTTTTCCAAAAGTGAAACAGCTGTTGTTCAAGGCGGAAAAGAAATTTCCTCCGAACTTTTAGAATTAAATTTTGATCATATTTTTTTTACAGGGAGCTCAGAAGTTGGTAAAATTATTGCAAAATCCGCAGCCGAAAAATTAACAACCATAACTTTAGAACTCGGCGGCAAATCGCCGGTAATTGTTGATGAAACCGCGCATTTAAGATCTTCCGCGGAGAAAATCATTTGGGGAAAATTTTTGAACAAAGGACAGACTTGCATAGCGCCGGATTATGTTTTGGTGGATAAAAAAATTGCGGACCAATTTTCAAAATTGTTGATTGAGTCTATAGAAAAGTTATACGGAACTTCGATTAAAAATATAAATTCCAATGGCGATTATGCAAGAATCATTTCCGAAAAACATCATAATAAATTAACCGAAATGCTTGAAAATGCTTTAAAGAACGGAAGTAAAATACTTTACGGGGGGAAACATAATTCCAATGATAAATTTATAGAGCCGACTTTAATTTTAAGTGACTGCAAAAACTGCGGCATTGCTAAAGATGAAATTTTTGGTCCGCTTTTACCAATCATTCAATATGATGAAATTGACGGCGCAATTGATTGGATAAATAGCAGAAGTTGCCCGCTGACTATTTACATTTTCAGCAATAATAAAAAAAATATTGATAAGATAACTTCACGAACACAAACCGGAAGCGTTGGAATAAATGAATTGGTTGTACAATTCAGCCATAATTACATGCCATTTGGCGGAGTTAGAAACAGCGGATTCGGCAGATCTCACGGCTATTTTGGCTTTAAAGAATTTTCAAATGAAAGAGCATATTTAAAAAGCGGAAAAATAAATTTTTTAAAAATTATTTACCCGCCTTATACAAAATCTAAAAAGAAAATTATAGATCTAATGGTTAGATACTTTTGA